One Natrinema halophilum genomic window carries:
- a CDS encoding ribonucleotide-diphosphate reductase subunit beta, producing MSADDLPAMQLDTSIRPHNYYRNAVEKHWDPHEIDLEADLEGVAELPGPAFEGLKQSLALFGAGEESVTEDLAPLAVVLEDVEDQMFITTQLYEESKHVDFFDRYWREVVHPEEKRRGQDLSSPTDERWFNEPYDELFERNDRAMARLLDEDTPENRAKAHCHYHLTIEGILAQTGYYGLTLAYGETEPALPDLPGLVEGLKLVRSDEGRHVGFGMAKLKQLVSSGEVDPDLLRETVDTLVPLVQESLTHGDGASSEAGPGLSPSDLADYAYSKHQQRMRQITTASETIPDVEELTEIEA from the coding sequence ATGAGTGCTGACGATCTCCCCGCGATGCAACTCGACACGTCGATTCGCCCGCACAACTACTACCGAAACGCGGTCGAGAAACACTGGGATCCTCACGAGATCGATCTCGAAGCGGATCTCGAGGGTGTAGCCGAACTCCCGGGACCGGCGTTCGAGGGACTCAAGCAATCACTCGCACTGTTCGGGGCTGGCGAGGAATCGGTGACGGAGGATCTCGCACCGCTGGCAGTCGTACTCGAAGACGTCGAAGACCAGATGTTCATCACCACACAGCTCTACGAGGAGTCCAAACACGTCGACTTCTTCGATCGCTACTGGCGCGAAGTGGTTCACCCGGAAGAAAAACGCCGGGGACAGGATCTCTCGTCGCCGACTGACGAACGGTGGTTCAACGAGCCCTACGACGAACTGTTCGAGCGCAACGACCGTGCGATGGCACGACTCCTCGACGAGGACACACCCGAGAACCGGGCGAAGGCCCACTGTCACTACCACTTGACGATCGAGGGAATCCTCGCCCAGACCGGCTACTACGGACTCACGCTCGCGTACGGTGAGACCGAACCCGCCTTGCCCGATCTGCCAGGATTGGTCGAGGGGCTCAAACTGGTTCGCAGCGACGAGGGACGCCACGTCGGCTTCGGCATGGCGAAGCTCAAACAACTCGTGAGCAGCGGTGAGGTCGATCCCGATCTCCTCCGTGAGACGGTCGATACTCTGGTTCCACTCGTCCAGGAGAGCCTGACCCACGGAGATGGGGCCAGTTCCGAAGCGGGTCCTGGACTGAGCCCGTCCGATCTGGCGGACTATGCGTATTCGAAACACCAACAACGAATGCGACAGATCACCACCGCGAGCGAGACTATTCCGGACGTCGAAGAACTGACCGAAATCGAGGCCTGA
- a CDS encoding DUF5796 family protein produces the protein MSARNNVAPSTIGVDFVDGGVVVQYLDGRDVFYHGPPEPVEGAVTTPPGKEVHVLVTDPDGVEGVMTYVNDRNTHDDILETTGVGRVMLESDDEEELFPGITVATEAYSIRIEADLSAVDGRVFVFAEDEMSEHAYELVEESN, from the coding sequence ATGAGTGCACGCAACAACGTCGCCCCCAGTACGATCGGCGTCGATTTCGTCGACGGCGGCGTCGTCGTCCAGTACCTCGATGGCCGAGACGTATTCTATCACGGCCCGCCCGAACCGGTCGAAGGGGCCGTCACGACGCCGCCGGGCAAGGAGGTTCACGTTCTCGTCACCGATCCCGACGGCGTCGAGGGCGTCATGACCTACGTCAACGACCGAAACACGCACGACGACATCCTCGAGACGACTGGCGTCGGTCGCGTGATGCTCGAATCCGACGACGAAGAGGAACTCTTTCCGGGCATAACGGTTGCGACGGAAGCCTACTCGATCCGCATCGAGGCAGACCTCTCGGCGGTCGACGGACGCGTCTTCGTCTTCGCCGAAGACGAGATGAGCGAACACGCTTACGAACTCGTCGAGGAAAGCAACTGA
- a CDS encoding AAA family ATPase: MSSSESDGVTLSVRAAEKGDAGRGVARIPESVRRRLGILSGDAVVIEGDASTVAKMWPADPSTPDDAIQIDGDTRANAAVHVGDTVTVRPKDKSTIADAERITLIAPPGLSESQRRTAENGAAEKLRNRPVRSGEQVRIEGIDQQPLRVSDTDPGGDVRITSATTVHLVTPGDGEDGAKRSSASGSVDRDRGANGSTGTQASADPAFEAQSADSGPSSGVTYEDIGGLDEELELVREMIELPLSEPELFRRLGVESPSGVLLYGPPGTGKTLIARAVANEVDASFETISGPEIMSKYKGESEEQLRRTFEDARENAPTIIFFDEIDSIAGTRDDEGDAENRIVGQLLTLMDGLDARGEVIVIGATNRVDVIDPALRRGGRFDREIGIGVPDEEGRREILEVHTRNMPLADDVDIDAIARRTHGFVGADLDAVASEAAMAAIRDRPTEADDRREWNRNPTVGKEHFDAALASVEPSAMREYVAESPTIDFSDVGGLEDAKQTLRESVEWPLTYDRLFEETNTDPPSGVLLYGPPGTGKTLLARALAGETDVNFVRVDGPEIVDRYVGESEKAIREVFERARQSAPSIVFFDELDAIAAARGDGHEVTERIVSQLLTELDGMRENPNLVVLGATNRKDQIDPALLRPGRLDTHVFVGEPDRAAREKILAVHTDDKPLDDVDVAELAAELEGYTGADLEALVRDASMRAIREVASEHDPETANERASDVRIERRHIEAARTATDRQ, from the coding sequence ATGAGTTCGTCGGAGTCGGACGGCGTCACGCTATCGGTGCGCGCCGCCGAAAAAGGAGACGCGGGCCGAGGTGTCGCACGGATACCCGAATCGGTACGGCGTCGACTCGGCATTCTGAGTGGCGATGCCGTCGTGATCGAGGGAGATGCGTCGACCGTCGCCAAGATGTGGCCGGCCGACCCATCGACACCCGACGATGCGATTCAGATCGACGGCGATACACGAGCTAACGCCGCCGTACACGTCGGTGATACGGTCACCGTCCGGCCGAAAGACAAGTCCACCATCGCCGACGCCGAACGGATCACGCTGATCGCACCACCGGGTCTCTCCGAAAGTCAGCGCCGAACCGCCGAAAACGGCGCTGCAGAGAAACTTCGCAACCGACCGGTCCGTAGCGGCGAACAGGTCCGAATCGAAGGCATCGATCAACAGCCGCTCAGAGTCAGCGATACTGATCCCGGCGGCGACGTCCGAATCACGAGCGCAACCACCGTTCACCTCGTTACCCCCGGCGATGGGGAAGACGGAGCCAAACGCTCGAGCGCGTCCGGCTCAGTCGACCGAGACCGGGGGGCCAACGGATCGACGGGGACGCAAGCATCCGCCGATCCCGCTTTCGAAGCTCAGTCGGCCGATTCCGGGCCGAGTTCGGGCGTCACCTACGAAGACATCGGCGGTCTGGACGAGGAACTCGAACTCGTCCGCGAGATGATCGAACTCCCGCTGTCGGAACCCGAGTTGTTTCGGCGGCTCGGCGTCGAATCGCCGTCCGGCGTGTTGCTGTACGGTCCGCCCGGCACCGGCAAGACGTTGATAGCACGCGCCGTCGCCAACGAAGTCGACGCCTCGTTCGAGACGATTTCGGGCCCGGAGATCATGTCGAAATACAAGGGCGAATCCGAGGAACAGCTCCGGCGAACGTTCGAGGACGCCCGCGAGAACGCACCGACAATCATCTTCTTCGACGAAATCGACTCGATCGCCGGTACGCGCGACGACGAAGGAGATGCAGAAAACCGGATCGTCGGCCAGTTACTCACCCTGATGGACGGCCTCGATGCCCGCGGTGAAGTGATCGTCATCGGCGCGACCAACCGCGTCGACGTGATCGATCCCGCGCTCCGCCGCGGCGGTCGCTTCGACCGCGAAATAGGGATCGGGGTCCCCGACGAGGAAGGGCGCAGAGAGATCCTCGAGGTACACACCCGAAACATGCCGTTAGCCGACGACGTCGATATCGACGCCATCGCACGACGGACCCACGGCTTCGTCGGTGCTGATCTGGATGCCGTCGCGAGCGAGGCTGCGATGGCCGCCATCCGGGATCGACCGACCGAAGCCGACGACCGCCGCGAGTGGAATCGGAATCCGACGGTCGGGAAAGAGCACTTCGACGCCGCGCTCGCGTCCGTCGAGCCGTCCGCGATGCGCGAATACGTCGCCGAGTCACCGACCATCGACTTCTCGGACGTCGGCGGTCTCGAAGACGCAAAGCAAACCCTTCGGGAATCCGTGGAGTGGCCGCTGACCTACGATCGACTCTTCGAGGAGACCAACACGGATCCGCCCTCCGGCGTCTTGCTCTACGGACCGCCAGGAACCGGGAAAACACTGCTTGCTCGGGCGCTCGCGGGCGAGACGGACGTTAATTTCGTCCGCGTCGACGGCCCCGAAATCGTCGATCGCTACGTCGGCGAAAGCGAGAAGGCGATCCGCGAGGTGTTCGAACGCGCCCGCCAGTCGGCCCCCTCGATCGTCTTCTTCGACGAACTCGACGCCATCGCGGCCGCTCGAGGAGACGGCCACGAAGTCACCGAGCGTATCGTTTCCCAACTGTTGACCGAACTCGACGGCATGCGGGAAAACCCCAATCTCGTCGTCCTGGGCGCGACCAACCGCAAGGACCAGATCGATCCGGCCTTGCTCCGTCCCGGCCGACTCGACACTCACGTCTTCGTCGGCGAACCGGATCGAGCGGCTCGAGAAAAAATCCTCGCGGTCCACACCGATGACAAACCACTCGACGACGTCGACGTCGCCGAACTCGCCGCCGAACTCGAGGGGTACACCGGCGCCGACCTCGAGGCGCTGGTCAGAGACGCGTCGATGCGCGCGATCCGGGAGGTCGCGAGCGAGCACGACCCCGAAACGGCAAACGAGCGGGCATCGGACGTTCGGATCGAGCGGCGTCACATCGAGGCCGCTCGGACGGCAACGGATCGACAGTAA
- a CDS encoding shikimate kinase, which yields MDGRAVAPAAGTILNALATGTGSAFAIDLETTATVELTDDGEVIGEVAGQPEADTTLVERCASMTIAEYAGQAGLEEATVGARVRTESEVPMASGLKSSSAAANATVLATLDALAVADAVERIEACRLGVRAARDAGVTVTGAFDDASASMLGGVTVTDNATDALLAHEEIDWLALVYTPPEQSYSADADVSACERVAPMADLVEELALDGRYGEAMTVNGFAFCGALEFSTGPMIDVLPDVDGVSLSGTGPSYVAVGDRETLEAVRDRWDDRNGTTRLLQTRTDGTRTT from the coding sequence ATGGACGGCCGTGCTGTCGCCCCCGCAGCCGGGACGATACTCAACGCGCTCGCGACCGGAACCGGGTCCGCGTTCGCGATCGATCTCGAAACGACGGCGACCGTGGAACTCACCGACGACGGCGAGGTCATCGGCGAAGTCGCCGGCCAACCGGAGGCCGATACGACGCTCGTCGAGCGGTGTGCGTCGATGACGATCGCCGAATACGCAGGCCAGGCGGGCCTCGAGGAGGCAACCGTCGGTGCCCGCGTTCGAACCGAGAGCGAAGTGCCGATGGCATCCGGACTGAAGAGTTCCAGCGCTGCGGCCAACGCGACGGTACTGGCGACGCTCGACGCCCTCGCGGTTGCCGACGCAGTCGAGCGAATCGAAGCCTGTCGACTCGGCGTTCGGGCCGCCCGCGACGCCGGCGTGACGGTAACCGGCGCGTTCGACGACGCCAGCGCGAGCATGCTCGGCGGCGTGACGGTGACCGATAATGCGACCGACGCGTTGCTCGCCCACGAAGAGATCGACTGGCTTGCGTTGGTCTATACGCCACCCGAACAGTCCTATAGCGCCGATGCCGACGTTTCGGCCTGCGAGCGCGTCGCCCCGATGGCCGACCTCGTCGAGGAACTCGCGCTCGACGGTCGCTACGGCGAAGCCATGACCGTCAACGGGTTCGCATTCTGCGGCGCACTCGAGTTTTCGACGGGGCCGATGATTGATGTTCTTCCCGACGTCGACGGTGTTTCGCTCTCCGGAACCGGCCCGAGCTACGTCGCTGTCGGGGATCGGGAGACGCTCGAAGCGGTTCGGGATCGATGGGACGACCGGAACGGAACGACACGATTACTGCAGACGCGCACAGACGGAACACGAACGACATGA
- a CDS encoding PIN domain-containing protein yields the protein MVIDANVVISALIADSKTRELIVTLEPNLLTPEFVHNEIENYEEPIVEKSGLTPDRVTQFIDLLFQYIEVVPASEFYPYIEQAEKAIGDTDPDDVLYIACALASDANIWSDDSDFEEQHVVKAHSTSDVIESFDTL from the coding sequence TTGGTTATTGACGCCAATGTCGTCATCTCTGCACTCATCGCCGACTCGAAAACCCGCGAACTCATTGTTACGCTCGAACCAAATCTCCTGACACCCGAGTTCGTCCACAATGAAATTGAGAACTACGAGGAACCGATCGTCGAGAAGTCAGGTTTGACTCCAGATCGAGTGACGCAGTTCATTGACCTTCTTTTCCAGTACATCGAAGTCGTTCCCGCCAGCGAATTCTATCCGTATATAGAGCAGGCCGAAAAGGCAATCGGCGACACCGACCCGGATGACGTGCTGTATATCGCGTGTGCTCTTGCCAGCGACGCCAATATTTGGAGCGACGACTCCGATTTCGAGGAACAGCATGTCGTCAAGGCCCACTCGACGAGCGACGTGATCGAATCGTTCGATACGCTCTAG
- a CDS encoding chorismate mutase, producing the protein MTRESVNAETDGGTDEANRTPDEMNLDELREEIRAIDQEIVELIAQRTYVADTIAAVKDEQGLPTTDEKQEQQVMERAGDNAEQFDVDANLVKAIFRLLIELNKVEQRESR; encoded by the coding sequence ATGACTCGAGAGTCAGTGAACGCGGAGACGGACGGCGGAACCGACGAAGCGAACCGAACACCGGACGAGATGAATCTCGACGAACTACGCGAAGAAATCCGCGCGATCGATCAGGAAATCGTCGAGTTGATCGCTCAGCGAACCTACGTCGCCGACACGATCGCAGCGGTCAAAGACGAACAGGGCCTGCCGACCACCGACGAGAAACAGGAACAACAGGTGATGGAGCGGGCGGGGGACAACGCAGAACAGTTCGACGTCGACGCGAATCTGGTCAAAGCGATATTTCGGTTGCTCATCGAACTGAACAAGGTTGAGCAGCGGGAGAGCAGATAA
- a CDS encoding helix-turn-helix domain-containing protein: MGLIAEFQHRSPDLPLTEAVAAVPDVTLYIERILVVDPDRPIVLCRAVGAADDFADALSDDPTVGTHTAIRDTDGGEIYRIKLRDPPLPIYRKYVELGTTPLGGIVTLDGWWGRARFPDREALAEYRSFCTDRGGTFKLERLTRESSTDDPPFGLTREQHDALVAAHEAGYFAVPREASTEEIGDRLGISAPSASERLRRGIDRLLENAL, translated from the coding sequence ATGGGACTCATTGCGGAGTTTCAACATCGCTCCCCCGATTTGCCGTTGACCGAGGCGGTAGCGGCCGTCCCAGATGTGACGCTCTACATCGAACGGATTCTCGTCGTCGATCCGGATCGACCGATCGTCCTCTGTCGAGCCGTTGGGGCGGCCGATGACTTTGCTGATGCACTGTCGGACGATCCGACGGTCGGAACACACACCGCGATACGCGATACGGACGGTGGCGAGATATACCGAATCAAGTTGCGGGATCCGCCACTTCCGATCTATCGGAAGTACGTCGAACTCGGAACCACTCCCCTCGGTGGGATCGTCACTCTCGACGGCTGGTGGGGTCGGGCGCGATTCCCGGATAGAGAAGCGCTTGCGGAATACCGATCGTTCTGTACGGATCGGGGCGGGACGTTCAAACTCGAGCGACTCACCCGGGAATCGTCGACTGACGATCCGCCTTTCGGACTGACCCGCGAACAGCACGACGCTCTGGTTGCAGCTCACGAAGCAGGCTACTTCGCAGTTCCGCGAGAAGCCTCGACCGAGGAGATCGGGGATCGGTTGGGTATCTCCGCACCGTCGGCCTCCGAGCGACTCCGCCGCGGAATCGATCGACTGCTCGAAAACGCGCTCTAA
- a CDS encoding DUF7128 family protein: MVAQTERDDTIWYECETCGLLFDEKSDATEHEKHCDDSDPSYIQ; this comes from the coding sequence ATGGTCGCCCAGACAGAACGTGACGACACAATCTGGTACGAGTGTGAGACCTGTGGCCTTCTCTTCGACGAGAAGTCGGATGCAACAGAGCACGAAAAGCACTGTGACGACAGCGATCCGTCCTATATCCAGTAA
- a CDS encoding DUF7508 domain-containing protein, translated as MPLQKPWRDFERETIGHAPDRPGVYELGDESGTVLAVDHGVLRDELKTALAYGDGERVRWTETHTLDQARELAIDHRDRLE; from the coding sequence ATGCCCCTGCAGAAACCGTGGCGCGACTTCGAGCGAGAAACGATCGGCCACGCCCCGGATCGACCCGGCGTCTACGAACTCGGCGACGAATCGGGGACGGTACTCGCGGTGGACCACGGCGTCCTGCGCGACGAACTCAAGACCGCGCTGGCCTACGGAGACGGCGAACGCGTCCGATGGACCGAAACCCACACGCTCGATCAGGCCCGCGAGCTCGCGATCGATCACCGCGATCGACTCGAGTGA